Proteins encoded together in one Formosa sp. Hel3_A1_48 window:
- a CDS encoding TraR/DksA family transcriptional regulator, whose protein sequence is MEKTNRYSDNELEEFKALIQKKIEKAQHDLELIKSAYMNDLNNGTEDTSPTFKAFDEGSQVMSKESNAQLAIRQEKFIRDLRNALIRIQNKTYGVCRVTGKLINKKRLELVPHATLSIEAKNMQR, encoded by the coding sequence ATGGAAAAAACTAACCGATATTCAGACAATGAACTTGAAGAATTCAAAGCCCTGATTCAAAAGAAAATTGAGAAGGCTCAGCATGATTTAGAACTTATTAAAAGCGCCTATATGAATGATTTAAATAACGGGACAGAGGATACCTCGCCAACATTTAAAGCATTTGATGAAGGAAGTCAAGTCATGAGTAAAGAATCTAATGCACAATTGGCTATTCGTCAGGAGAAATTCATTCGTGATTTAAGGAATGCACTTATAAGAATTCAAAATAAAACATACGGAGTTTGTCGAGTTACAGGTAAACTCATCAACAAAAAGCGTTTGGAGCTAGTACCTCATGCGACTTTAAGTATTGAAGCGAAGAATATGCAGCGATAG
- a CDS encoding homogentisate 1,2-dioxygenase translates to MPFYHKLGKIPPKRHTQFKKPNGGFYYEQLFGTIGFDGMSTNSYHEQRPTQVKSIVKQYSIAPKVSKSNNIQSYRLRGFEVTPKADYLDSRTVILTNSDCNIILAAPESSLTDYFYKNTDADELIFVHKGSGKLRTMYGNLEFKYGDYLLIPRGIIYQIQFDSEDNRLFIVESFSPMYTPKRYRNWFGQMLEHSPFCERDIRRPEELETYNQSGEFTIKLKKQNEIIEMIYASHPFDVVGYDGYNYPYAFSIHDFEPITGRIHQPPPVHQTFETNAFVVCSFVPRMYDYHPDSIPAPYNHSNIDSDEVLYYVDGDFMSRNDIEAGHISLHPAGIPHGPHPGAMERSIGQKDTQELAVMVDTFKPLQVTDEALKIADDDYHKSWLEN, encoded by the coding sequence ATGCCATTTTATCACAAACTTGGAAAAATTCCGCCCAAAAGGCATACTCAATTTAAAAAACCAAATGGTGGTTTTTATTATGAACAATTATTTGGCACCATAGGATTTGATGGAATGTCTACCAACTCCTACCACGAGCAACGCCCAACACAAGTCAAATCTATAGTTAAGCAATACAGTATTGCCCCAAAAGTCTCTAAATCCAATAACATTCAATCCTACCGTTTACGTGGATTTGAAGTCACCCCAAAAGCAGATTATTTGGACAGCAGAACAGTTATACTCACCAATTCCGATTGCAATATTATTTTAGCAGCGCCAGAGTCATCACTCACGGATTACTTTTACAAGAACACTGATGCAGATGAGCTTATTTTTGTACACAAAGGAAGTGGTAAGCTGCGCACAATGTATGGGAATTTAGAATTCAAATACGGAGACTATTTATTAATTCCTAGAGGGATTATTTATCAAATTCAATTTGACTCTGAAGATAATAGACTTTTTATTGTTGAGTCTTTCAGTCCGATGTATACCCCAAAACGATACCGTAATTGGTTTGGCCAAATGTTGGAGCACTCTCCTTTCTGCGAACGAGACATTCGCAGGCCAGAGGAGTTAGAAACGTACAATCAAAGTGGTGAATTTACTATCAAATTGAAGAAGCAAAATGAAATTATTGAAATGATTTATGCTTCACATCCTTTTGATGTGGTTGGCTACGACGGATATAATTATCCATACGCCTTTTCAATTCACGATTTTGAACCCATTACAGGCAGAATTCATCAACCGCCTCCGGTGCATCAAACTTTTGAAACTAATGCATTTGTGGTGTGTAGTTTTGTGCCTCGCATGTACGATTACCACCCCGACTCAATTCCTGCACCCTACAACCATAGCAATATTGATAGTGATGAGGTTTTGTATTATGTGGATGGAGATTTTATGAGTCGAAATGATATCGAAGCAGGTCATATTTCTCTGCATCCAGCAGGGATTCCACATGGGCCACATCCAGGAGCTATGGAACGAAGTATTGGCCAAAAAGATACTCAAGAACTAGCTGTAATGGTTGACACTTTTAAACCCCTTCAAGTTACTGACGAAGCCCTCAAAATCGCTGACGATGATTACCATAAATCATGGTTAGAAAATTAA
- the hppD gene encoding 4-hydroxyphenylpyruvate dioxygenase has translation MKKTLKSVDYGLEKIFEGAQDFLPLLGTDYVEFYVGNAKQAAHFYKTAFGFQSLAYKGLETGSKDEVSYVLQQGKIRLVLTTPLNSKSAINDHLRTHGDGVKVIALWVDDARKAYEETTKRGAKSYFEPKIQSDEFGQIISSGIYTYGETVHVFVERKNYKGVFFPGYVAMESDYNPPSAGLKFIDHIVGNVGWGEMDTWVNWYEEVMGFVNFLSFDDKQIHTEYSALMSKVMSNGNGRIKFPINEPAEAEKRSQIEEYLDFYEGCGVQHLAVATDDIIATVKHLRTNGVEFLPPPPQAYYDAIPKRLGKHMKLMKEDISKLQEFSVLVDADEEGYLLQIFTKPLQDRPTLFFEIIQRMGAKGFGAGNFKALFESIEREQANRGTL, from the coding sequence ATGAAAAAAACATTAAAATCTGTAGACTATGGTCTTGAAAAAATATTTGAAGGTGCGCAAGACTTTTTGCCTCTTTTAGGAACCGATTATGTAGAGTTTTATGTCGGCAATGCCAAACAAGCAGCGCACTTTTACAAAACCGCTTTTGGTTTTCAGTCTCTAGCCTATAAAGGCTTGGAGACAGGATCAAAAGATGAAGTGAGTTATGTACTTCAGCAAGGAAAAATTAGATTAGTACTCACCACCCCGCTTAACAGCAAGTCCGCAATAAATGATCATTTGCGAACTCATGGTGATGGCGTTAAAGTAATTGCCCTTTGGGTTGATGATGCTCGCAAGGCCTACGAAGAAACCACTAAGCGTGGAGCAAAATCCTATTTTGAGCCTAAAATTCAATCTGATGAATTTGGCCAAATCATTAGCTCAGGGATTTATACTTATGGCGAAACTGTCCATGTTTTTGTGGAGCGTAAGAACTATAAGGGTGTATTTTTTCCAGGTTATGTTGCAATGGAATCGGATTATAATCCGCCCAGCGCAGGCCTCAAATTTATTGACCATATAGTTGGCAATGTGGGTTGGGGTGAAATGGATACTTGGGTGAACTGGTATGAAGAGGTGATGGGTTTTGTTAATTTTTTATCATTTGATGATAAGCAAATTCATACCGAATATTCTGCCCTAATGAGTAAAGTGATGAGTAATGGGAATGGACGTATTAAATTTCCAATTAATGAGCCTGCAGAAGCCGAAAAGCGCTCACAGATTGAAGAGTATCTCGATTTTTATGAAGGATGTGGTGTTCAGCACTTGGCGGTGGCAACAGACGATATTATAGCTACAGTAAAACATCTGCGTACCAATGGGGTTGAGTTTTTACCACCCCCTCCTCAGGCTTACTACGATGCGATTCCAAAGCGTCTTGGTAAGCACATGAAACTTATGAAGGAAGATATTTCAAAACTTCAGGAGTTTTCTGTTTTGGTTGATGCAGATGAAGAAGGGTATTTATTACAGATTTTTACTAAACCTCTACAAGATCGACCAACCTTATTTTTTGAGATTATACAGCGGATGGGTGCAAAGGGCTTTGGTGCTGGGAATTTTAAAGCGTTGTTTGAATCAATTGAACGCGAACAAGCAAATCGAGGAACACTTTAA
- the rimK gene encoding 30S ribosomal protein S6--L-glutamate ligase: MNIVILSRNKNLYSTRRLVEEAENRAHDVEVIDPLNCDLIIEKEKPTIYYKDKYLDYVDAIIPRIGASVTFYGCAVVRQFEMMNVFSTVSSDAIIRSRDKLRSFQHLSKGGIDMPKTVFTNYSKDVEEVIEHVGGTPVVIKLLEGTQGLGVVLAESKNAAESVLEAFNGLQARALVQEYIAEAKGIDIRALIVDGQVVGAMKRIGKPGEFRSNLHRGGTFEYYRMTEPELKIAIKSARQLKLPICGVDLLQSNRGPLIMEINSTPGLEGIEGASEKNIAKAIITFIERNRR; the protein is encoded by the coding sequence ATGAATATTGTCATTTTATCAAGAAATAAAAATTTATATTCCACCCGTCGATTAGTTGAGGAAGCTGAAAACAGAGCACATGATGTTGAGGTGATTGATCCATTGAATTGTGATTTGATTATTGAAAAAGAAAAACCCACAATTTACTATAAAGACAAGTATTTAGATTACGTAGACGCTATTATTCCAAGAATAGGTGCATCGGTCACTTTTTATGGGTGTGCTGTTGTACGTCAATTTGAAATGATGAACGTGTTTTCTACTGTTTCTTCTGATGCTATTATTCGTTCAAGAGATAAACTCAGAAGTTTTCAACACCTATCCAAAGGTGGCATTGATATGCCAAAGACAGTTTTTACAAATTATTCAAAAGATGTGGAGGAGGTTATTGAACATGTTGGGGGCACTCCAGTAGTTATAAAACTGCTTGAAGGGACTCAAGGTCTTGGTGTTGTTTTGGCCGAAAGTAAAAATGCTGCTGAATCAGTGTTAGAGGCTTTTAATGGGTTACAAGCTAGAGCGTTAGTACAAGAATATATAGCTGAAGCCAAAGGAATAGACATTCGAGCACTTATTGTTGACGGACAAGTTGTAGGTGCGATGAAAAGAATAGGTAAGCCTGGAGAATTTCGCTCGAATTTACACCGCGGAGGAACTTTTGAATATTACCGAATGACAGAGCCCGAACTAAAAATTGCCATCAAATCTGCTCGGCAACTAAAGCTTCCTATATGTGGTGTTGATCTTTTGCAGTCCAATCGAGGACCATTGATAATGGAAATCAACTCTACTCCTGGCCTAGAGGGAATAGAAGGCGCCTCAGAAAAAAATATTGCAAAAGCCATCATTACATTTATTGAACGAAATAGACGCTGA
- a CDS encoding 5-formyltetrahydrofolate cyclo-ligase, with product MNKSDLRTIYKHKRKSLTQSEIDRLSLKIANQTLKLPIWEASFYHLFLTIKPLKEVETEPLMSILFGKDKHIVVPKSDISSCEMTHFLLSDNTIIKPNIWNIPEPQNGIQIQHSQLQVIFVPLLAFDQKGQRVGYGKGFYDLFLKSCPKAIKIGLSFFGAVDEIEDKSTQDIPLDYCITPNQVYQFN from the coding sequence ATGAACAAGAGCGATTTAAGAACAATCTACAAACACAAACGAAAATCGTTAACCCAATCTGAAATTGATAGGCTGAGTTTGAAAATTGCCAATCAAACCCTAAAGCTACCAATATGGGAAGCTTCTTTTTATCATCTATTTTTGACAATCAAACCACTAAAAGAGGTTGAAACTGAGCCACTTATGAGTATTTTATTTGGTAAAGACAAACATATTGTCGTTCCAAAAAGTGATATTTCAAGCTGTGAAATGACGCATTTTTTACTAAGCGACAATACTATCATTAAGCCAAATATTTGGAATATTCCGGAGCCTCAGAATGGCATTCAAATCCAACATTCACAACTTCAAGTCATATTTGTACCCCTTTTGGCTTTCGATCAAAAAGGACAACGAGTTGGATATGGTAAAGGGTTTTATGATTTGTTTTTGAAGTCTTGTCCCAAAGCGATTAAGATTGGGCTTTCATTTTTTGGTGCTGTGGATGAAATTGAAGACAAAAGCACACAAGATATTCCACTCGACTACTGTATTACGCCAAATCAGGTTTATCAGTTTAATTAA
- a CDS encoding patatin-like phospholipase family protein, which produces MKFASKFYIILLFCCSLGFAQEPLTDNPKVGLVLSGGGAKGLAHIGVLKVIDSLGVRIDYIAGTSMGAVVGGLYASGYSAMQLDSIFREVDIDVLLGDKVPRASKTFQERRNSEKYAASLPLNNFKIKLPSSISRGQNVFNLFTKLTMNEREITNFSQLPIPFYCVATNMETGGEVLLDKGNLAEAISISSALPTLFQPVEYDGELLMDGGIANNYPIEILKTKDVDLIIGVNVQDDLLTKEEIKSVSEILTQISNFRSIESMQKKIQLTDIYIEPDVDDYSIISFNKGAEIIQIGERSVAPFLDNLSAIASKQNFRKPYYHPPVLDSLKINSIKITGNEKYTKAYIAGKLRFRPNEVLSFDNINNGVNNLLATNNFDRFRYDFSLSKDFGYDFRGTIKETTNTSFLKFGIHYDQVLKSSVLLNFTKKQFLIKNDVLSLDFVLGDNSRINFDYYIDKGFYWSIGLNAKYMRFRYDINPLFFDNALPESMSNRIPTAFSDFSGSFFVETLIKKDFSFKLGLTFKRLNIYSSSSSLVPTFPSDRYQLVDSNLSFFNTRLKFDTIDDPFFPSTGFLFEGGMDLYLSASNFNDFSQFSVLKANVLKAFTVTEDLSISIGSEGGFMIGNEQFPSLNFGLGGYTHQQINYNRTFYGYDFFSLSGNNYLKAHFNIDYEFYKRHHINISGNFTNIGNDIFLTKEWLSIPDYSGYAIGYGLETIFGPIELKFHWSPENDYSGALVNLGYWF; this is translated from the coding sequence ATGAAATTTGCATCCAAATTTTATATTATCCTTTTATTTTGTTGCAGCCTAGGCTTTGCTCAAGAACCTTTAACAGACAATCCCAAAGTTGGTTTAGTTTTGAGTGGTGGTGGCGCCAAAGGCTTGGCACATATAGGAGTCTTGAAAGTTATAGATAGTTTGGGGGTGCGTATTGATTACATCGCTGGAACAAGTATGGGTGCAGTTGTAGGTGGATTATATGCATCCGGCTACTCCGCAATGCAGTTGGACTCTATTTTTAGAGAAGTTGATATAGATGTTCTATTGGGGGATAAAGTGCCACGAGCATCAAAGACTTTTCAGGAACGAAGAAACTCAGAAAAGTACGCCGCATCTTTACCATTAAATAACTTTAAAATTAAATTGCCTTCTTCTATTTCTAGAGGGCAAAACGTATTCAATTTGTTTACCAAATTGACAATGAATGAACGAGAAATAACGAACTTCAGTCAACTTCCAATTCCATTTTATTGCGTAGCTACAAATATGGAAACTGGGGGAGAGGTTCTGTTAGATAAAGGCAATCTTGCTGAAGCAATTTCAATTAGTAGTGCGCTACCAACGCTATTTCAACCAGTGGAATATGATGGCGAATTGCTGATGGATGGTGGAATTGCTAATAATTACCCTATCGAGATTTTAAAGACAAAAGACGTTGATCTGATTATTGGAGTGAATGTTCAAGATGATTTATTGACCAAAGAAGAAATCAAATCGGTTTCGGAAATTTTGACTCAAATCAGTAATTTTAGATCTATTGAGTCCATGCAAAAAAAGATTCAATTGACTGATATTTACATTGAACCTGATGTTGACGATTACTCAATTATTTCATTTAATAAAGGAGCAGAAATTATTCAAATAGGAGAACGTTCTGTTGCACCATTCTTAGACAATTTAAGCGCTATTGCAAGCAAACAAAATTTCAGAAAACCTTATTATCATCCCCCTGTTTTGGACAGCTTGAAAATAAATAGTATAAAAATCACTGGCAATGAAAAGTACACAAAAGCATACATTGCTGGGAAACTGCGTTTTCGTCCAAATGAGGTGTTGAGTTTTGATAATATTAATAACGGCGTAAACAACTTATTGGCAACAAATAATTTTGACCGCTTTCGTTACGACTTTTCTTTATCAAAAGACTTTGGATATGACTTTAGAGGGACAATAAAAGAAACCACCAATACAAGTTTTTTAAAATTTGGAATACATTATGATCAAGTTCTCAAAAGCTCCGTTCTTTTAAACTTCACAAAAAAACAATTTCTCATCAAAAATGATGTATTGTCTTTAGATTTTGTTTTAGGTGATAATTCGCGCATAAATTTTGACTATTACATTGACAAAGGGTTTTATTGGAGCATAGGCCTTAATGCCAAATATATGCGGTTTAGGTATGATATAAATCCGTTGTTTTTTGACAACGCTCTACCAGAGTCAATGAGCAACAGAATCCCCACAGCCTTTTCTGATTTTAGCGGAAGCTTCTTTGTAGAAACACTCATTAAAAAAGATTTTTCCTTCAAACTAGGTTTGACGTTCAAACGCTTAAACATATATTCAAGTAGTTCTTCGCTAGTTCCAACTTTTCCAAGTGATAGATATCAATTAGTTGATTCAAACCTTTCTTTTTTTAATACCCGTTTAAAATTTGATACAATTGACGACCCGTTTTTTCCATCAACAGGTTTTTTGTTTGAAGGCGGTATGGATTTATATTTAAGCGCATCAAATTTTAATGACTTCAGTCAGTTCTCTGTTTTAAAAGCAAATGTTTTAAAAGCATTTACTGTTACTGAAGACTTATCTATTTCTATTGGTTCAGAAGGCGGTTTTATGATTGGTAACGAACAATTTCCTTCACTTAATTTTGGATTAGGTGGTTATACACATCAACAAATTAATTACAACAGAACCTTCTACGGATACGACTTTTTTAGTCTATCAGGAAATAATTATTTGAAAGCTCATTTTAATATTGATTACGAGTTTTATAAGCGCCACCATATTAATATTTCTGGTAACTTTACTAACATAGGGAATGATATTTTTTTAACTAAAGAATGGCTTTCAATACCAGACTATAGTGGCTATGCTATAGGCTATGGTCTAGAGACTATTTTTGGCCCGATTGAACTCAAATTTCATTGGTCTCCAGAAAACGACTACAGCGGCGCTCTAGTGAATTTAGGCTACTGGTTTTAA
- the uvrC gene encoding excinuclease ABC subunit UvrC produces the protein MTSSKIEIQLQTLPDTAGVYQFFDAKDTILYIGKAKNLKKRVRSYFNKEHEYGKTNVLVKKIRAIKHIVVASETDALLLENNLIKKYQPRYNVLLKDDKSYPWICIKKERFPRVFSTRRVIKDGSEYFGPYTSIKTVYTLLDLIKGLFSLRTCNYDLAEDKIENQKYKVCLEFHLGNCKGACEGKEFEADYLQNLASVREILKGNFKNSLSVFKNQMKTLSADLRFEEAQVLKEKISILENYQSKSTIVNPKISDVEVYSIVSDERYAYVNFLQVSHGAIIRAHTMELKKKLDEPDPELLSLAITEIRYRFKLQSDEIYVPFKVDLSTNLKVTIPKLGDKKHLLDLSLRNAKYQRLEQLKQIKITDPDRHTKRIMNQMKSDLRLDKAPTHIECFDNSNIQGTHPVAACVVFKNGKPSKKEYRHFNIKTVEGPDDFASMTEVVYRRYKRLLDEGLPLPQLIIIDGGKGQLSAALKSLDELGLREKIAIIGIAKRLEELFYPNDPIPLYLDKKSETLKIIQQLRNEAHRFGIEHHRNRRSKSALKSELESIPGIGDKTRIQLLQAFKSAQRVSFAKLDELEHIVGKSKAQKIYNFYNNKK, from the coding sequence ATGACAAGTTCGAAGATTGAAATCCAACTACAAACACTCCCAGATACAGCTGGAGTATATCAATTTTTTGATGCCAAGGATACTATTCTGTATATTGGAAAGGCCAAAAACTTAAAAAAACGAGTTCGCTCTTATTTTAATAAAGAGCATGAGTATGGCAAGACCAATGTATTGGTTAAGAAAATTCGTGCAATTAAACACATAGTTGTAGCCTCAGAGACAGACGCATTGTTGTTGGAAAATAATTTAATTAAAAAATACCAACCGAGATATAATGTGCTTTTAAAGGATGACAAGTCTTACCCTTGGATTTGTATTAAAAAAGAACGTTTCCCTAGAGTGTTTTCAACTCGGCGAGTCATAAAAGATGGGTCTGAATACTTTGGGCCATATACAAGTATTAAAACGGTATATACTTTATTAGATCTTATCAAAGGTCTTTTTTCTTTGAGAACATGCAACTATGATTTGGCTGAGGATAAAATAGAAAACCAAAAATATAAAGTTTGTTTAGAATTTCATTTAGGGAATTGCAAAGGAGCTTGCGAGGGGAAAGAATTTGAAGCGGACTATTTGCAAAACCTTGCTTCTGTAAGAGAGATTTTAAAAGGGAATTTCAAGAACTCACTTTCTGTTTTTAAAAACCAAATGAAAACGTTGTCAGCAGACTTGAGGTTTGAAGAAGCCCAAGTTCTTAAAGAAAAGATTTCCATTTTAGAAAACTATCAATCAAAGTCAACTATTGTGAATCCAAAAATTAGCGATGTTGAGGTCTATAGTATTGTAAGTGATGAGCGTTATGCATATGTTAATTTTTTACAAGTTTCCCATGGCGCTATCATTCGTGCCCATACTATGGAATTAAAGAAAAAGCTGGACGAACCAGACCCCGAACTTTTGAGTCTAGCCATTACAGAAATTAGATATCGCTTCAAACTTCAGTCTGATGAAATTTATGTGCCTTTTAAGGTTGATTTATCCACAAATTTAAAAGTAACCATTCCGAAGCTTGGTGATAAAAAACATCTTTTAGACTTGTCTTTACGTAATGCAAAGTATCAGCGTTTAGAACAGCTAAAACAGATTAAAATTACAGATCCTGATCGGCACACCAAACGTATTATGAACCAAATGAAGTCCGATCTTCGTCTTGACAAAGCGCCAACACACATTGAGTGTTTTGACAATTCAAACATTCAGGGAACACACCCTGTGGCAGCTTGCGTAGTTTTTAAAAATGGAAAACCAAGCAAGAAAGAATACCGACATTTTAATATAAAAACTGTTGAAGGACCTGATGACTTTGCATCAATGACTGAGGTTGTATACCGAAGATATAAGCGTCTTTTAGATGAGGGTCTACCTCTTCCGCAGCTTATCATTATTGATGGGGGTAAAGGACAGCTATCCGCAGCTTTAAAAAGCTTAGATGAGCTAGGGCTTAGAGAGAAAATCGCAATTATTGGAATTGCTAAAAGATTAGAGGAATTATTTTATCCAAATGACCCAATTCCTTTATATTTAGACAAGAAAAGTGAAACATTGAAAATCATACAGCAGTTAAGGAATGAAGCTCACCGTTTCGGCATAGAACATCACCGCAATAGGCGCAGCAAGTCTGCATTGAAATCGGAGTTAGAGTCAATTCCAGGAATTGGGGATAAAACACGTATACAGTTGCTCCAAGCGTTCAAATCGGCACAAAGAGTTTCTTTTGCAAAGTTAGACGAACTAGAACACATTGTAGGCAAATCAAAAGCCCAAAAAATTTATAATTTTTACAATAATAAAAAATGA
- a CDS encoding lipoprotein signal peptidase — protein sequence MSKKNVLIVILLVLFVDQVTKIYIKTHFELGQELVVFDWFKIFFVENDGMAWGAKLSDFSAHISDKTAKLVLTLFRLVALAAIGCWLYTTIKKKSAHHLIYALALIFSGALGNIIDSVFYGVIFDDSLGQKASFFSENYYGSLFHGKVVDMLHFPILKGYLPNWIPFVGGEYFTFFNPVFNFADVAISTGVGLLLVYNQRNSSSK from the coding sequence ATGTCAAAAAAGAATGTCCTTATTGTTATTCTTTTAGTTTTATTTGTAGACCAAGTCACCAAAATATACATCAAAACCCATTTTGAGCTTGGGCAGGAGCTTGTGGTTTTTGACTGGTTTAAAATTTTTTTTGTTGAGAATGACGGCATGGCATGGGGTGCTAAGCTCAGTGACTTTTCTGCTCATATTTCCGACAAAACAGCTAAATTAGTTCTCACATTATTTAGATTAGTTGCCCTTGCAGCAATTGGTTGTTGGCTGTATACAACTATTAAAAAAAAATCAGCTCATCATTTAATTTATGCTTTAGCATTGATTTTTTCGGGGGCACTTGGAAATATTATTGACTCTGTTTTTTATGGCGTTATTTTTGATGATAGTTTAGGTCAAAAAGCCTCTTTTTTTAGCGAAAACTATTACGGTTCTCTTTTTCATGGAAAAGTAGTTGATATGCTGCACTTTCCTATACTCAAAGGATATTTACCAAATTGGATACCTTTTGTAGGAGGAGAATATTTTACATTTTTTAATCCTGTTTTTAATTTTGCCGATGTAGCTATTAGCACAGGAGTTGGTCTTTTGTTGGTTTATAATCAGAGAAATTCAAGTTCAAAGTAA
- a CDS encoding succinylglutamate desuccinylase/aspartoacylase family protein — MNQHNSVLHILGEAVSAGESKEINFHVAKLHTRTRVDVPVIINRSKKPGPVVLFTAGIHGDEVNGVEILRQLIAKGINKPKKGTIICIPVLNIFGFLNKTRELPDGRDLNRVFPGSKTGSLASQVAYKLMTEIVPQVDFIIDHHTGGAGRFNAPQVRIVAGVPKLKKWAKAYGAPFVVYSKKIPKSFRSACDKLNIPILLFEGGKSYHIDSRVTNTGVNGAKRILHHLGMLGAKFKVSAPKKEIVFIKDSKWIRAKASGMFRPTIKLNSKVEKESVLGYITDAYGKFNQSIKADCAGYIININEDPIVYKGDALFHYSTKFSL; from the coding sequence ATGAATCAACATAACTCTGTACTACATATTTTAGGTGAGGCTGTTTCTGCTGGTGAATCCAAAGAGATTAACTTCCATGTGGCAAAATTGCATACGCGAACTCGAGTCGATGTCCCCGTAATTATTAATCGATCCAAAAAGCCTGGTCCAGTTGTATTGTTCACCGCTGGTATACATGGCGATGAAGTTAACGGAGTTGAAATTTTAAGGCAACTCATAGCAAAGGGCATCAATAAACCAAAAAAGGGAACAATCATCTGTATTCCAGTACTAAATATTTTTGGGTTTTTAAACAAAACACGAGAACTTCCGGATGGCCGTGACTTGAATCGTGTTTTCCCTGGCTCAAAGACAGGCTCACTTGCTAGTCAAGTCGCTTATAAACTCATGACCGAAATTGTCCCTCAAGTTGATTTTATTATAGATCATCACACTGGAGGCGCTGGACGGTTCAATGCCCCACAAGTCAGAATCGTAGCAGGCGTTCCCAAACTTAAAAAATGGGCAAAAGCATATGGAGCTCCTTTTGTTGTTTACTCAAAAAAAATACCGAAGTCTTTTAGAAGTGCATGCGATAAGCTAAATATACCAATTTTACTTTTCGAAGGCGGAAAATCGTACCATATCGATTCTAGAGTAACCAATACGGGAGTCAATGGCGCTAAGCGCATCTTACATCACCTTGGTATGTTAGGTGCAAAATTTAAGGTTTCAGCTCCTAAAAAAGAAATTGTTTTCATCAAAGACAGTAAGTGGATTAGAGCGAAAGCGTCTGGGATGTTCCGCCCCACAATTAAGCTAAACTCCAAAGTTGAAAAAGAATCTGTATTGGGATATATAACAGATGCCTATGGCAAATTCAATCAATCAATAAAAGCTGACTGTGCTGGTTATATTATTAATATTAACGAAGATCCAATTGTTTACAAAGGGGATGCTCTTTTTCATTACTCCACAAAATTTAGTTTATGA
- a CDS encoding DUF3108 domain-containing protein, whose translation MMRIVLICFLFLASVKFGSAQSESSFQAGEWLKFKLSYSGWVKAGNATLHIKNATYNGLPVYRVVGKGETTGALKWFFKVKDRYESYFDKSTGVPYKFIRDIYEGGHVKNRIVEFDYDKNVANVNDLKRGTKKSVPIQDNIQDMISAYYYLRNHYDTNTIKKGDIVKLNMFFDDEIFGFKLKFLGRQTIKTNFGKVKCLKFRPYVMAGRVFQEEESVTLWVSADKNKIPLKIQANLRVGSIRSDLIAFKGLKFPFELQL comes from the coding sequence ATGATGCGTATAGTATTAATTTGCTTCCTTTTTCTTGCGAGCGTAAAGTTCGGTTCAGCCCAAAGCGAATCTTCTTTTCAAGCTGGAGAATGGCTTAAGTTTAAGCTCAGCTACAGCGGCTGGGTAAAAGCTGGAAACGCAACATTGCATATAAAAAATGCAACATACAATGGCTTGCCCGTTTACCGTGTTGTTGGCAAGGGCGAAACCACAGGCGCACTCAAATGGTTTTTTAAAGTCAAAGACCGTTACGAAAGCTATTTTGATAAATCAACGGGAGTGCCTTATAAATTTATAAGAGATATTTATGAGGGCGGTCATGTTAAAAACAGAATTGTTGAATTTGATTATGATAAGAACGTTGCAAACGTAAACGATCTCAAAAGAGGAACGAAAAAATCGGTGCCCATACAGGACAATATTCAAGATATGATTTCTGCTTATTATTATTTGCGAAATCACTACGACACCAACACCATCAAAAAAGGGGATATTGTCAAATTAAATATGTTTTTTGATGATGAAATCTTTGGATTCAAATTAAAGTTTTTAGGTCGTCAAACAATAAAAACTAATTTTGGCAAGGTAAAATGTTTGAAATTTCGACCTTATGTAATGGCAGGGCGTGTGTTTCAGGAAGAAGAAAGTGTTACACTTTGGGTTAGTGCAGATAAAAATAAAATACCTTTGAAAATCCAAGCTAACCTTCGAGTGGGATCTATTCGATCTGATTTGATAGCGTTCAAAGGCCTAAAATTCCCCTTTGAATTACAACTCTAA